In Halopseudomonas xinjiangensis, a single genomic region encodes these proteins:
- a CDS encoding phosphoribosylanthranilate isomerase, with product MVRVKICGITRPEDALAAAQAGADAIGLVFYPESPRNVSPQVAARIVKALPPFVTSVGLFVDASEAEVRSVLDEVPLDILQFHGDEPDAFCRQFGLPYMKALRVRPGDDLDALAAQWPGASGILLDAYKPGIPGGTGERFDWSMIPAQRSWTLVLAGGLAVDNVRQAIDLAHPWAVDVSGGVEAGKGIKDPLKINAFIQEVKRV from the coding sequence ATGGTTCGAGTGAAAATCTGCGGTATCACCCGCCCGGAAGACGCGCTGGCTGCAGCGCAGGCCGGCGCAGATGCGATCGGCCTGGTGTTCTACCCGGAAAGTCCGCGCAACGTCTCGCCCCAGGTTGCGGCCCGCATCGTCAAGGCATTACCACCCTTTGTGACGTCTGTCGGCTTGTTCGTCGACGCCAGCGAGGCCGAAGTGCGAAGCGTGCTCGACGAGGTTCCGCTGGATATTCTTCAGTTTCACGGCGACGAGCCGGATGCATTCTGCCGACAGTTCGGACTTCCCTATATGAAAGCGCTTCGCGTGCGTCCCGGGGATGATCTCGACGCGCTGGCAGCCCAGTGGCCAGGGGCGTCAGGCATTTTGCTGGATGCTTATAAACCCGGGATTCCAGGCGGCACCGGCGAGCGTTTCGACTGGTCGATGATCCCTGCGCAGCGGAGCTGGACGCTGGTATTGGCTGGCGGTCTGGCTGTGGACAACGTGCGTCAGGCCATTGATCTGGCGCATCCCTGGGCTGTTGATGTCAGCGGCGGCGTCGAAGCCGGCAAGGGCATCAAGGATCCGCTCAAAATCAACGCTTTTATTCAAGAGGTGAAGCGTGTCTGA
- the trpB gene encoding tryptophan synthase subunit beta, which produces MSDSNPVDYKLIPDQRGHFGPYGGRFVSETLMDALQELEALYARLSQDPDFQAEFDRDLAFYVGRPSPLYLAERLTARVGGAQIYLKREDLNHTGAHKVNNTIGQALLAKHMGKPRVIAETGAGQHGVATATVAARLGLKCQVYMGADDVKRQSLNVYRMKLLGAEVIPVTSGSRTLKDAMNEAMRDWVTNVDDTFYIIGTVAGPHPYPKLVRDFQCVIGREAREQCLAQTGRLPDALVACVGGGSNAIGLFHPFLEDDSVAMYGVEAGGHGIATGMHAAPLSAGRPGVLHGNRTYLMEDEAGQIIETHSVSAGLDYPGVGPEHSWLKDIGRVSYVDATDEEALAAFRELTRTEGIMPALESSHAVAYALKLAATMRPDQTIVVNLSGRGDKDIHTVAGLDGISI; this is translated from the coding sequence GTGTCTGATTCAAATCCCGTTGATTACAAGCTGATCCCCGATCAGCGTGGTCACTTCGGCCCCTATGGTGGCCGCTTCGTCTCGGAAACGCTGATGGACGCACTCCAGGAACTGGAGGCGCTGTACGCTCGTCTGTCGCAGGATCCGGACTTTCAGGCAGAATTCGACCGCGACCTGGCTTTCTACGTAGGACGTCCTTCGCCGCTCTATCTGGCCGAACGCCTGACCGCCAGGGTCGGCGGAGCGCAGATTTACCTGAAGCGCGAAGACCTGAACCACACCGGCGCCCACAAGGTGAACAACACCATCGGGCAGGCTTTGCTGGCCAAGCACATGGGCAAGCCACGCGTGATTGCCGAGACCGGTGCAGGTCAGCACGGTGTCGCGACGGCTACCGTGGCTGCGCGCCTCGGCCTCAAATGTCAGGTTTATATGGGCGCCGATGACGTCAAGCGCCAGTCGCTTAACGTGTACCGCATGAAGCTGCTCGGCGCCGAAGTCATCCCGGTTACCTCCGGCTCACGTACCCTCAAGGATGCGATGAACGAAGCGATGCGCGACTGGGTGACCAATGTCGACGATACCTTCTACATCATCGGTACCGTGGCTGGCCCGCATCCTTATCCGAAACTCGTGCGCGATTTCCAGTGCGTCATCGGCCGCGAAGCGCGGGAACAATGTCTGGCCCAGACAGGACGCCTGCCCGATGCGCTGGTTGCCTGTGTTGGCGGCGGATCCAACGCCATCGGGCTGTTCCATCCGTTCCTGGAAGATGACTCAGTCGCAATGTATGGCGTCGAAGCCGGCGGTCACGGAATCGCCACCGGCATGCACGCCGCACCGCTTAGTGCCGGTCGCCCCGGCGTGCTGCACGGCAACCGCACCTATCTGATGGAAGACGAAGCCGGCCAGATCATCGAGACCCATTCGGTCTCGGCGGGTCTGGATTATCCGGGTGTCGGACCGGAGCATAGCTGGCTGAAGGACATCGGTCGGGTCAGCTATGTCGACGCAACCGACGAGGAGGCTCTCGCAGCGTTCCGCGAGCTCACCCGCACCGAAGGCATCATGCCCGCGCTGGAGTCCAGCCACGCCGTGGCCTACGCGCTCAAGCTCGCCGCGACCATGCGCCCGGATCAGACCATCGTGGTCAACCTGTCCGGACGTGGTGACAAGGACATCCATACCGTAGCCGGCCTCGACGGCATCAGCATCTGA
- the trpA gene encoding tryptophan synthase subunit alpha, giving the protein MSRIQTCFQSLRAQGRKALIPYVTAGDPQPSMTLPLMHALVDAGADIIELGIPFSDPMADGPVIQLAMERALAHHVSLRQVLDMVAQFRQTNDSTPVVLMGYLNPIERMGYEEFARHASESGVDGLLTVDLPPEEADDVIELFKHHGLECIFLLSPTTTLDRAREICTRASGYVYYVSLKGVTGSSALDVTDVAAKLEKLRTVTDLPIGVGFGIRDGASAKAVAAVADGVVVGSVLVNEIARHADQPERAREAISAIIRDMRSAMDS; this is encoded by the coding sequence ATGAGCCGAATTCAAACATGTTTCCAGTCTTTGCGTGCCCAGGGTCGCAAGGCACTCATTCCTTACGTCACCGCGGGTGATCCGCAGCCGTCCATGACGCTGCCTCTGATGCACGCGCTGGTCGACGCAGGCGCCGACATTATCGAGCTGGGTATTCCATTCTCCGATCCGATGGCTGATGGTCCGGTGATCCAGTTGGCCATGGAGCGCGCGCTGGCTCACCACGTCAGCTTGCGCCAGGTGCTGGACATGGTCGCCCAGTTCCGCCAGACCAATGACTCGACGCCTGTCGTTCTGATGGGTTATCTGAACCCCATCGAGCGCATGGGCTACGAAGAATTCGCCCGGCATGCCTCCGAATCCGGCGTGGACGGCCTGCTGACCGTCGATCTGCCACCTGAGGAAGCTGACGATGTCATCGAGCTTTTCAAGCACCATGGCCTGGAGTGCATCTTTCTGCTCTCACCGACCACTACCTTGGATCGGGCGAGGGAGATTTGTACACGTGCCAGTGGCTATGTCTATTATGTTTCACTCAAGGGTGTGACCGGCTCCAGTGCATTGGACGTCACCGATGTAGCAGCAAAACTGGAAAAACTGCGCACCGTAACTGATCTGCCCATCGGAGTCGGTTTCGGTATCCGTGATGGCGCTTCGGCCAAGGCCGTCGCTGCCGTGGCGGACGGTGTTGTCGTCGGCTCGGTGCTGGTGAACGAAATCGCTCGCCACGCCGATCAGCCTGAACGCGCCCGCGAGGCGATCAGTGCGATCATTCGCGATATGCGCAGCGCAATGGACAGTTGA
- the truA gene encoding tRNA pseudouridine(38-40) synthase TruA, translating into MVESDKAAAPEAAAGISRVAACIEYRGTAYRGWQRQQPGVRSVQEAVEKALSRVANHPVQVFCAGRTDAGVHASCQIIHFDSPARRSPENWFLGTNANLPPDISLVWARPMGLDFHARFSAMARRYRYVIYNDPVRPAHLAHEITWNYRPLDVERMQAAASVLVGEHDFTSFRAIGCQAKSPIKKIHHLRLVRFGRFIVLDIRANAFLHHMVRNIAGVLMQIGCGERPVEWTTEILEARDRRAGGVTAPAFGLYLVDVTYPDRFSLPERYLGPHFLAPLNELDD; encoded by the coding sequence ATGGTTGAGAGTGACAAGGCGGCCGCCCCTGAGGCGGCCGCTGGCATTTCTAGGGTTGCCGCGTGCATCGAGTACCGCGGCACGGCCTACCGTGGCTGGCAGCGGCAGCAGCCTGGCGTCCGCAGCGTTCAGGAGGCGGTGGAGAAAGCTCTGTCCCGCGTCGCCAATCATCCGGTCCAGGTCTTTTGTGCAGGACGAACCGATGCAGGAGTTCACGCCTCTTGCCAGATCATTCATTTCGACAGCCCCGCACGTCGCTCACCGGAGAACTGGTTTCTCGGCACAAACGCTAATCTTCCCCCCGACATCAGCCTGGTCTGGGCGCGACCGATGGGCCTGGACTTCCATGCGCGTTTTTCCGCCATGGCAAGGCGATACCGCTATGTGATCTACAACGATCCGGTACGTCCGGCGCACCTTGCCCATGAAATCACCTGGAATTATCGTCCGCTTGATGTTGAGCGCATGCAGGCCGCTGCGAGCGTTCTTGTCGGCGAGCACGATTTCACGTCCTTTCGGGCCATTGGTTGTCAGGCCAAGTCGCCAATCAAGAAGATACATCACCTTCGTCTGGTGCGTTTTGGTCGGTTCATCGTGCTCGATATTCGGGCCAATGCGTTCCTCCATCACATGGTGCGCAACATTGCCGGGGTGCTCATGCAGATTGGCTGCGGCGAGCGACCGGTCGAATGGACGACAGAGATCCTCGAGGCGCGGGATCGACGGGCAGGGGGTGTGACCGCCCCGGCCTTCGGTCTCTATCTGGTGGACGTTACCTATCCCGATCGTTTCAGCCTGCCCGAGCGCTATTTAGGTCCGCATTTCCTCGCACCGCTCAATGAGTTGGACGACTGA
- the accD gene encoding acetyl-CoA carboxylase, carboxyltransferase subunit beta, with product MSNWLVDKLIPSIVRSEAQKSSVPEGLWRKCPSCDAVQYRPELEKNLDVCPKCNHHLRINARRRLDIFLDEDGRSEIAAELEPIDKLKFRDTKKYKDRLSAAQKETGEKDALVVMQGTLKGMPLVASAFEFNFMGGSMGSVVGARFVRGAEVALRERIPYVCFPASGGARMQEALFSLMQMAKTSAALARLKEEGIPFISVMTDPVYGGVSASLAMLGDLNIAEPNALIGFAGPRVIEQTVREKLPAGFQRSEFLLEHGALDMIIPRNEMRDRLASILSMLLNQPAPVDQPVALPDGEV from the coding sequence ATGAGCAACTGGCTGGTGGACAAACTGATTCCTTCCATCGTGCGCTCCGAGGCTCAGAAGAGCAGCGTACCCGAAGGACTTTGGCGGAAATGCCCGTCGTGCGACGCGGTGCAGTACCGGCCAGAGCTGGAAAAGAATCTGGACGTGTGCCCGAAGTGCAACCACCACTTGCGCATCAATGCCCGGCGGCGACTCGACATCTTCCTGGACGAAGATGGACGCAGCGAGATCGCCGCGGAACTCGAGCCGATCGACAAGCTGAAGTTTCGCGATACCAAGAAGTACAAGGATCGGCTCAGCGCGGCGCAGAAAGAGACAGGCGAGAAAGATGCGCTTGTCGTCATGCAGGGGACGCTGAAGGGCATGCCGCTGGTAGCGAGCGCATTCGAGTTCAACTTCATGGGCGGCTCCATGGGCAGTGTTGTCGGCGCCCGGTTCGTGCGCGGCGCCGAGGTCGCGCTACGCGAACGCATTCCCTATGTCTGCTTCCCCGCTTCAGGCGGCGCGCGCATGCAGGAGGCGCTGTTCTCGCTGATGCAGATGGCCAAGACCAGTGCTGCGCTCGCGCGGCTCAAGGAAGAAGGCATTCCCTTTATCTCCGTCATGACCGATCCGGTGTATGGTGGTGTATCCGCGAGTCTGGCCATGCTTGGTGATCTTAATATTGCCGAGCCCAACGCGCTGATCGGTTTCGCCGGACCGCGTGTCATCGAGCAAACGGTTCGAGAGAAACTGCCGGCCGGATTCCAGCGCAGCGAGTTTCTCCTCGAACATGGCGCGCTGGACATGATCATCCCGCGTAACGAAATGCGTGACCGTCTGGCCAGCATACTTTCCATGCTGCTTAACCAGCCCGCACCGGTCGACCAGCCGGTAGCGCTACCCGACGGCGAGGTCTGA